The Calliphora vicina chromosome 3, idCalVici1.1, whole genome shotgun sequence genome contains a region encoding:
- the LOC135954454 gene encoding uncharacterized protein LOC135954454, with the protein MLKFLLVLLVAVVAAKAYDFSDSDYNQYLFDEFEFLNEDVALTRQRRDAEAAPADKKECGGKWKKEFACCTGDKLDLEHVKQMKEVKKQCAMKLRANNSDVENFDPFDCEKMGRIKQLIICEGECFARAINVLDESGKLNREAIVKRFAEHMVGDSDWKKAAYEGYVDKCLAQVEAKQQQDGEQQCSSAPMEFHHCIWGEFVNGCPADLRIDSHKCNKMRERHSQGTAFFLNKHLLHGFLHRGHEHRGQSEEQKEN; encoded by the exons atgttaaagtttttgCTAGTTTTGTTGGTAGCAGTGGTGGCGGCCAAGGCCTATGATTTTTCGGATTCAGATTATA atcaatatttatttgatgAATTTGAGTTTTTGAATGAAGATGTTGCTTTAACCCGCCAGAGACGTGATGCTGAAGCTGCTCCCGCTGACAAGAAAGAATGCGGTGGCAAATGGAAGAAAGAGTTTGCCTGCTGCACTGGTGATAAACTCGATCTTGAGCATGTCAAACAAATGAAAGAGGTCAAGAAACAGTGTGCAATGAAATTGAGAGCCAATAATT CCGATGTTGAAAACTTTGATCCCTTTGATTGTGAAAAAATGGGCAGAATCAAGCAGCTGATCATCTGTGAAGGTGAATGTTTCGCCAGAGCCATTAATGTCCTGGATGAAAGTGGTAAATTGAATCGTGAAGCCATTGTCAAGCGTTTCGCTGAACATATGGTGGGTGATAGTGATTGGAAAAAGGCCGCCTATGAGGGTTACGTTGACAAGTGTCTGGCTCAAGTAGAGGCCAAGCAACAACAAGACGGCGAACAACAATGCAGCAGTGCTCCCATGGAATTCCATCATTGTATCTGGGGTGAATTTGTTAATGGTTGTCCAGCTGATTTGCGTATTGATTCTCACAAGTGCAACAAGATGCGAGAGCGTCATAGCCAGGGAACTGCATTTTTCTTGAATAAACATTTGTTGCATGGCTTCTTGCATCGTGGTCATGAACACCGTGGTCAAAGTGAGGAACAAAAGGAAAATTAA